Proteins co-encoded in one Flavivirga eckloniae genomic window:
- a CDS encoding RNA polymerase sigma factor has translation MSIIEETIQEESEEVWIKFVNGDKNAFTSIYNLNVDALFSYGMKLNPEKGFVKDCIQDVFLDIYEHRKQISTPKNIRFYLFKALKHTMFRELKKERKKSHLPEHENLSFITAYNIETKTISTEVEEHQKELVAKIIKELTPKQQEILYLRFTKGFSYIEISEIININHNSVRKQVYRVIKKLRKNPIFNTTTNSGVYLLLILSQL, from the coding sequence ATGAGTATTATAGAGGAAACAATACAAGAAGAGTCTGAAGAGGTTTGGATTAAATTTGTAAATGGAGATAAAAATGCATTTACATCCATTTATAATTTAAATGTAGATGCTTTGTTTTCGTATGGTATGAAACTAAACCCAGAAAAGGGTTTTGTAAAAGACTGTATTCAAGATGTTTTTTTAGACATTTACGAGCATAGAAAACAAATTTCAACCCCCAAGAATATAAGGTTTTATTTATTCAAGGCACTTAAACATACCATGTTTAGGGAGCTAAAAAAAGAACGGAAAAAAAGCCACTTGCCAGAACACGAAAATCTTTCCTTTATTACAGCCTATAATATTGAAACCAAGACCATCAGTACAGAAGTTGAAGAACATCAAAAAGAACTTGTTGCCAAAATAATCAAAGAGTTAACACCTAAGCAACAAGAAATACTCTACTTAAGGTTTACCAAAGGATTCAGTTACATCGAGATTTCAGAAATTATAAATATCAACCATAATTCTGTACGTAAACAAGTGTATAGGGTCATAAAAAAATTACGAAAAAATCCTATATTCAATACAACTACGAACTCTGGTGTGTATCTTCTTTTAATATTATCTCAGTTGTAA
- a CDS encoding ribonuclease HII — protein MLLKNHSKYSLECGTDEAGRGCLAGPVTAAAVILPKKFENTLLNDSKQLSEKKREILKPIIETQALTFGVAHIFQEEIDSINILNASILAMHKSIDSLAKKPEFIIVDGNKFKPYNGIPFETIIKGDGKYLSIAAASVLAKTHRDMYMNTIHKEYPMYNWKQNKGYPTKEHRAAIEKYGITKYHRKSFRLLPEQLKLDI, from the coding sequence ATGTTATTAAAAAACCATTCCAAGTATTCTTTAGAGTGTGGTACAGATGAAGCAGGACGCGGTTGTTTGGCTGGCCCTGTTACTGCGGCGGCTGTTATTTTACCAAAAAAATTCGAAAATACTTTACTAAACGATTCTAAGCAATTAAGCGAAAAGAAAAGGGAAATTTTAAAACCAATTATCGAAACTCAAGCGCTTACATTTGGCGTTGCACATATCTTTCAAGAAGAAATTGATAGCATAAATATTTTGAATGCTTCTATTTTAGCCATGCACAAATCTATAGACTCGTTAGCTAAAAAACCAGAATTTATAATTGTTGATGGCAATAAATTTAAACCTTATAATGGTATTCCTTTTGAGACTATTATTAAAGGTGACGGGAAATATTTGAGTATTGCAGCCGCATCGGTTCTAGCAAAAACACATCGGGATATGTATATGAATACCATTCATAAAGAATATCCTATGTATAATTGGAAACAAAATAAAGGCTACCCTACTAAAGAGCATCGAGCTGCTATAGAAAAATATGGTATAACAAAGTACCACAGAAAATCGTTTAGACTTTTACCCGAACAATTAAAATTAGATATTTAG
- a CDS encoding ribonuclease HII, which produces MRFFCFSLLFLLIFNCSNTKTNRSELIDFVPKNATVVLKTSNLESLKSSIDNSDFLQKISNTDSYQKLENTLGNLWYLKPTSDILICLSKDLKDSLQYSIITKYNKQLFKTDSLPNYIEETLAYKNKTITKSTLNNNTFYSTVIDSVFVASSSKDNINALFNNNTATDAELEKTYAIVGNDKTLSTILKPGNTFLESLFIEDSLSHKPFTNYVAADVSISQDEILFNGVTKAVDSSKSLINIFKNTIPQENQIQNITPSNSDGFMSFTFNDYDIFKTNLDRFNKKDSIVNKTTLFNDIIEVGVIYEDKNHAIVLNSIDVIATKDALLSEQNRIGSYRGVAIFGFSLPSLFTETFAPLVSFNKANKYCILDNFFVFAGSTEMLQNIIANYQNKTTFSEKNYFQDIKNNLSDASSLMQVVTPTSLNTIINKNLKKNSDYKLADYNTSALQCIYETNFAHVNGVIKKNKVKGSLNSVSEELNIKLDTDILTNPQFVKNHITKQKEIVVQDINNNLYLISNKGKILWKKQIQGAILGSVKQIDIYKNGRLQLIFTTPNRLYVIDRNGNDVTPFPIRFNDEITQPLAVFDYDKNKNYRLLVTQGKRILMYNVKGQTVSGFTFKSANNTITCEPKHFRIGTKDYIVFKTKSKLYILDRTGKTRVKPKTANSYSNQPIYLYNNNFTTTSSDGNLITVDAKGNVSTKDLDLSEKHFLETSSKSLVVFDENKLSIKRKTTELDYGDYSAPRLFYINDKIYVAITDKQAHKIHLYDSQAKLLPNFPVYGNSPIVLDNIDKDRNLEFVSKGEDNSIILYQIN; this is translated from the coding sequence ATGAGATTTTTTTGTTTTTCCCTCCTTTTCTTATTGATCTTTAACTGCTCTAACACCAAAACAAATCGCTCAGAATTAATTGACTTTGTACCCAAAAATGCTACTGTAGTTTTAAAAACTTCAAATCTTGAAAGTTTAAAAAGTAGTATTGACAATAGTGATTTTTTACAAAAGATTTCCAACACAGATTCGTACCAAAAATTAGAAAACACATTAGGCAACTTATGGTATTTAAAACCTACAAGCGACATCTTAATTTGCTTGTCTAAGGACCTAAAGGACAGCCTACAATACTCGATTATAACAAAGTATAACAAACAGTTATTTAAAACAGACTCGTTACCAAACTATATTGAGGAAACGCTTGCTTATAAAAACAAAACAATAACAAAATCTACATTAAACAACAACACATTTTATAGTACGGTAATAGATAGTGTTTTTGTGGCTTCTTCTTCAAAAGACAATATTAATGCTCTTTTTAATAATAACACTGCTACTGATGCTGAACTAGAGAAAACATATGCCATAGTTGGTAACGACAAAACCTTATCAACCATTTTAAAACCTGGTAATACTTTTTTAGAATCACTGTTTATTGAAGATTCGCTTTCACATAAACCGTTTACCAATTATGTGGCCGCAGATGTTAGTATAAGTCAGGACGAAATTCTTTTTAATGGGGTTACTAAAGCTGTAGACTCATCAAAAAGCCTTATCAATATTTTTAAAAACACCATCCCTCAAGAAAATCAAATTCAAAACATAACACCTTCTAATAGTGATGGTTTTATGAGTTTTACTTTTAACGATTACGACATTTTTAAAACCAATTTAGACCGGTTTAACAAAAAAGATTCCATAGTCAATAAAACAACGCTTTTTAATGATATTATTGAAGTTGGCGTTATTTATGAAGATAAAAACCATGCTATTGTACTAAACTCTATTGATGTTATTGCTACTAAAGATGCCCTTTTAAGTGAACAAAATAGAATAGGTTCTTATAGAGGTGTTGCTATTTTTGGTTTTAGTCTCCCATCGTTATTTACAGAAACATTCGCGCCATTGGTATCATTCAACAAAGCCAATAAATACTGTATTCTAGATAATTTTTTCGTATTTGCCGGCAGTACCGAAATGCTTCAAAACATTATTGCCAACTATCAAAACAAAACAACATTTAGCGAAAAAAACTATTTTCAGGATATAAAAAACAATTTAAGTGATGCTTCTTCATTAATGCAAGTGGTAACCCCAACCTCTTTAAATACCATTATAAATAAGAACCTTAAAAAAAATTCGGATTATAAACTAGCAGATTACAATACATCTGCATTGCAATGTATTTATGAAACCAATTTTGCCCATGTAAATGGCGTAATTAAAAAGAATAAAGTAAAAGGATCTTTAAATTCAGTTTCAGAAGAGCTAAACATAAAACTGGATACAGACATTTTAACCAATCCGCAATTTGTTAAGAATCATATTACCAAACAAAAAGAGATTGTTGTACAAGACATAAACAACAATTTATATCTAATTTCCAATAAAGGAAAAATTCTTTGGAAAAAACAAATACAAGGTGCCATATTAGGAAGCGTTAAACAAATTGACATTTATAAGAATGGTCGATTACAACTAATTTTCACAACTCCAAACAGACTGTACGTAATTGATAGAAATGGTAACGATGTAACGCCATTCCCTATTAGATTTAATGACGAAATCACACAACCTCTAGCTGTTTTTGACTACGACAAAAACAAAAACTACAGGTTATTGGTTACACAAGGCAAACGTATTTTAATGTATAACGTTAAAGGCCAAACCGTAAGTGGTTTTACATTTAAATCTGCTAACAACACTATTACATGCGAGCCTAAACATTTTAGAATTGGGACTAAAGACTATATTGTATTTAAAACCAAAAGCAAACTTTATATTTTAGATAGAACGGGGAAAACCAGAGTTAAACCAAAAACGGCTAACTCGTATTCTAACCAACCTATTTACTTATATAACAACAATTTTACGACAACAAGTTCGGATGGGAATTTAATAACTGTAGATGCCAAAGGCAATGTATCTACTAAAGATTTAGACTTGTCTGAAAAGCATTTTTTAGAAACTTCAAGTAAAAGCCTCGTTGTGTTTGACGAAAACAAACTATCCATTAAAAGGAAGACTACAGAACTTGATTACGGTGATTACTCGGCACCGCGCCTTTTTTATATCAACGATAAAATCTACGTAGCTATAACAGATAAACAAGCTCATAAAATTCATCTTTACGATAGTCAGGCTAAATTACTACCCAACTTTCCGGTTTATGGTAACTCACCAATTGTTTTAGACAACATTGATAAAGACAGAAATCTTGAGTTTGTAAGTAAAGGGGAGGATAATTCCATTATCTTATATCAAATAAACTAA
- a CDS encoding nucleoid-associated protein, producing the protein MISRKNASISKFIIHKVGNKFNDTKNAFSENTVDFDEASYDLILPFLLRPFGSVVQSYRFNHHASIALNEINNYSSQLFNDEDAFIDVSKHIVTHLYEQSTSANIKTGDVLVALFEGIEYQDMTTNAIGIFKIESKVNFFQTFLENKSYDVLVQNGISSKKLDKGCLILNQSDTEGNIILSVDNNSYDAQYWINQFLNIKYADDANNHTQQYIELCKEFSTEVIKNSYGVQEQNIFLAKTVDFFKENEVVNVERFKEDIFEEEKQIRQFEDYKKEYEGEQNLVLRNQFDVSERVFNKEKKKIKTDIKLDTNIQIKLDIDAPDASAEYLERGYDDEKKMHYYKVFFNAED; encoded by the coding sequence ATGATTTCAAGAAAAAACGCTTCAATTTCAAAATTCATTATTCATAAAGTTGGAAACAAGTTTAACGACACTAAAAATGCCTTTTCTGAGAATACTGTCGATTTTGACGAAGCTAGCTACGATTTAATTCTTCCGTTTTTGCTTCGTCCATTTGGTAGTGTCGTGCAGAGTTATCGGTTTAATCATCATGCTAGTATAGCTTTAAACGAGATTAACAACTATAGCTCACAGCTGTTTAATGATGAAGATGCTTTTATAGACGTTTCAAAACATATTGTAACTCACTTATACGAGCAATCTACCTCGGCCAATATAAAAACTGGCGATGTACTGGTCGCCTTGTTCGAGGGTATTGAATACCAGGACATGACTACCAATGCCATCGGTATTTTTAAAATAGAAAGTAAGGTTAATTTCTTTCAAACTTTTTTGGAAAATAAGAGTTACGATGTATTAGTACAAAATGGAATTAGCTCTAAAAAATTAGATAAAGGCTGCTTAATTTTAAACCAGAGCGATACCGAGGGTAATATTATTTTAAGTGTAGACAATAATAGCTATGATGCGCAATATTGGATTAATCAGTTTTTAAATATTAAATATGCCGATGATGCCAACAACCATACCCAGCAATACATTGAGCTTTGCAAGGAATTCTCAACAGAAGTTATAAAAAACAGCTATGGCGTCCAGGAACAAAATATCTTTTTGGCTAAAACAGTAGACTTTTTTAAAGAAAATGAAGTTGTAAATGTTGAACGTTTTAAAGAAGATATTTTTGAAGAAGAAAAACAGATTAGGCAGTTTGAAGATTATAAAAAAGAATACGAAGGCGAACAAAATCTAGTTCTTAGAAATCAGTTTGATGTTTCCGAACGTGTATTTAACAAAGAAAAGAAAAAGATAAAAACCGATATTAAATTAGATACCAACATACAAATTAAACTGGATATTGATGCACCCGATGCTTCTGCAGAATATTTAGAACGTGGGTACGATGATGAGAAAAAAATGCATTACTATAAAGTGTTCTTTAATGCCGAAGATTAA
- the ppk2 gene encoding polyphosphate kinase 2, whose protein sequence is MKDKHFNYDKELAKLHTELVHLQEWIKKQGLKVVIVFEGRDASGKGGTIKRFTEPLNPRICKVVALGVPTEKEKTQWYFQRYVKYLPAAGEIILFDRSWYNRAGVEKVMGFCTDEEYDEFLRSCPEFERMLVRSGIILLKYWFSVGDEEQERRFKNRISNPLKRWKFSPMDLESRSRWLEYSKAKDDMFAHTDTKQVPWFVVNSDNKKKARLNCISHVLSQIPYEKMNIEPVDLPDLPDYESYVRPPMNYQTFVPEKY, encoded by the coding sequence ATGAAAGACAAGCATTTTAACTACGACAAAGAACTGGCCAAATTGCATACAGAATTGGTGCATTTGCAAGAATGGATAAAAAAACAAGGTTTAAAAGTTGTTATCGTTTTTGAAGGTAGAGATGCCTCGGGTAAAGGCGGTACTATTAAGCGGTTTACAGAACCTTTAAATCCCCGCATATGTAAAGTTGTGGCACTTGGTGTTCCTACCGAAAAAGAAAAAACCCAATGGTATTTCCAGCGATACGTAAAATATTTACCGGCTGCTGGAGAGATTATTCTTTTCGACAGAAGTTGGTATAACAGGGCTGGTGTAGAAAAGGTAATGGGATTTTGTACCGACGAAGAATACGATGAATTTTTACGTTCATGTCCTGAATTTGAACGGATGCTTGTTCGCTCTGGTATTATACTTTTAAAATACTGGTTTTCTGTTGGCGACGAAGAACAAGAAAGGCGTTTTAAAAACCGTATTTCAAACCCATTAAAACGCTGGAAATTTAGTCCCATGGATCTAGAATCGCGTTCCAGGTGGCTAGAATACTCAAAAGCAAAAGACGATATGTTTGCCCATACTGATACGAAACAAGTGCCTTGGTTTGTTGTTAACTCAGACAACAAGAAAAAAGCACGATTAAATTGTATTAGTCATGTGTTGAGTCAAATACCATACGAGAAAATGAATATAGAGCCCGTAGATCTTCCTGATTTACCCGATTACGAGAGTTACGTGCGTCCACCTATGAATTATCAGACCTTTGTTCCTGAAAAGTATTAA